From a single Metopolophium dirhodum isolate CAU chromosome 6, ASM1992520v1, whole genome shotgun sequence genomic region:
- the LOC132946589 gene encoding G-protein coupled receptor 143-like isoform X2 produces the protein MADPSIQTFCCRRALDYHPSYKLMNEFNTDRFNMVCLLSSIIGITGAAYQILPKIELKVPNRFYSNIMRRGKYIIMWLAIADICASLGILLRSCLKLMHHFQWYDGQPYTVSCIFLAVWIQYFYIVTWFWTLSYAVDMWRAYQDKHSCRKLYHMVAWSIPAIFTFIGLSALYRPNANCHNLSLKENIVMKFLPNYFFTFLPVIVVMVVNPVLYSLSTGYIYHIITSYMAQYSTNERKMLDLFKQRFALINLAFYLCWAPNLINAVIVWTSWDNLPNGVMLTLWYLMAILNPMQAFFNSFLYNLLEHTEQICCKCFGAQSRVQEMVECRPLLIANVKGSSNSNGYEIIE, from the exons ATGGCTGACCCATCCATTCAAACTTTTTGTTGCCGGAGAGCTCTTGATTATCATCCGTCTTATAAACTCATGAACGAATTCAATACAGACCGCTTTAACATGGTGTGTTTACTGTcttcaataataggtataactgGTGCAGCATACCAG atattaccAAAAATCGAGCTAAAAGTTCCAAATAGATTTTATTCCAATATCATGCGGCgaggaaaatatattataatgtggttAGCAATAGCAGATATCTGTGCATCATtgg GTATACTTTTAAGGTCTTGTTTAAAACTAATGCATCATTTTCAATGGTACGATGGACAACCTTATACAGTTTCTTGTATATTTTTAGca GTTTGGATTCAATACTTTTACATTGTAACTTGGTTTTGGACTTTGTCATATGCTGTAGACATGTGGAGAGCATATCAAGATAAACACTCATGTAGAAAATTATACCATATGGTTGCTTGGTCAATTCCTGccatatttacatttattggaCTTTCTGCTCTTTATAGACCAAATGCAAA ttgtcaCAATTTGAGCCtcaaagaaaatattgttatgaagttccttccaaattatttttttacatttttgccaGTGATCGTTGTTATGGTAGTCAATCCAGTGCTCTATTCTTTATCCACTGGATACATATACCACATAATAACTTCATACATGGCACAATACTCAACAAATGAACGGAAAATGTTGGACTTATTTAAACAAAGATTTGCATTAATTAATCTAGCATTTTACTTGTGTTGGGCGCCCAATTTAATCAATGCAGTAATAGTTTGGACATCTTGGGATAATCTACCAAATGGTGTGATGCTTACACTTTGGTATCTAATG gcTATTTTGAATCCTATGCAAGCATTTTTCAACAGTTTTCTCTATAACTTACTTGAACATACGGAGCAAATCTGTTGTAAATGTTTTGGTGCCCAAAGTCGAGTTCAAGAAATGGTAGAATGTAGACCTTTATTAATAGCTAATGTAAAAGGTTCGTCAAATTCAAATGGTTATGAAATAAttgaatga
- the LOC132946589 gene encoding G-protein coupled receptor 143-like isoform X1, translating to MNMADPSIQTFCCRRALDYHPSYKLMNEFNTDRFNMVCLLSSIIGITGAAYQILPKIELKVPNRFYSNIMRRGKYIIMWLAIADICASLGILLRSCLKLMHHFQWYDGQPYTVSCIFLAVWIQYFYIVTWFWTLSYAVDMWRAYQDKHSCRKLYHMVAWSIPAIFTFIGLSALYRPNANCHNLSLKENIVMKFLPNYFFTFLPVIVVMVVNPVLYSLSTGYIYHIITSYMAQYSTNERKMLDLFKQRFALINLAFYLCWAPNLINAVIVWTSWDNLPNGVMLTLWYLMAILNPMQAFFNSFLYNLLEHTEQICCKCFGAQSRVQEMVECRPLLIANVKGSSNSNGYEIIE from the exons ATG AATATGGCTGACCCATCCATTCAAACTTTTTGTTGCCGGAGAGCTCTTGATTATCATCCGTCTTATAAACTCATGAACGAATTCAATACAGACCGCTTTAACATGGTGTGTTTACTGTcttcaataataggtataactgGTGCAGCATACCAG atattaccAAAAATCGAGCTAAAAGTTCCAAATAGATTTTATTCCAATATCATGCGGCgaggaaaatatattataatgtggttAGCAATAGCAGATATCTGTGCATCATtgg GTATACTTTTAAGGTCTTGTTTAAAACTAATGCATCATTTTCAATGGTACGATGGACAACCTTATACAGTTTCTTGTATATTTTTAGca GTTTGGATTCAATACTTTTACATTGTAACTTGGTTTTGGACTTTGTCATATGCTGTAGACATGTGGAGAGCATATCAAGATAAACACTCATGTAGAAAATTATACCATATGGTTGCTTGGTCAATTCCTGccatatttacatttattggaCTTTCTGCTCTTTATAGACCAAATGCAAA ttgtcaCAATTTGAGCCtcaaagaaaatattgttatgaagttccttccaaattatttttttacatttttgccaGTGATCGTTGTTATGGTAGTCAATCCAGTGCTCTATTCTTTATCCACTGGATACATATACCACATAATAACTTCATACATGGCACAATACTCAACAAATGAACGGAAAATGTTGGACTTATTTAAACAAAGATTTGCATTAATTAATCTAGCATTTTACTTGTGTTGGGCGCCCAATTTAATCAATGCAGTAATAGTTTGGACATCTTGGGATAATCTACCAAATGGTGTGATGCTTACACTTTGGTATCTAATG gcTATTTTGAATCCTATGCAAGCATTTTTCAACAGTTTTCTCTATAACTTACTTGAACATACGGAGCAAATCTGTTGTAAATGTTTTGGTGCCCAAAGTCGAGTTCAAGAAATGGTAGAATGTAGACCTTTATTAATAGCTAATGTAAAAGGTTCGTCAAATTCAAATGGTTATGAAATAAttgaatga